One genomic window of Quercus lobata isolate SW786 chromosome 9, ValleyOak3.0 Primary Assembly, whole genome shotgun sequence includes the following:
- the LOC115961239 gene encoding eukaryotic translation initiation factor 5B-like: MTKATKLRLRKLVDTDEAMNKFIVDYNIPPNAQPRKDTQEAPQPDAPPPPPRPLTIQTRSSSTKSQPQSNRPEPPTPSQPARSPRPEGADSKRKRSPKGKDTADEGKSQPSKEKDEAPRTKQLKLGPQSKGKGPAVQTPQGKGKGIDSQSLPSAWLPAPMLHGGPLLETASLRDLGDGEGEYVADALGRTILLPNDMDELKRMRMQEVFLSTKRYLCMALQATYRMEEEVHDRSKAAENERKKRITASKTLETSEKELAKVKDDLIMTTRERDNVSAGLNSAQKQVWEEALKRAGVDASSDLWKAESVFYSAAIRDTTSTSSVTTDAQPEEEVTPSGNLQASGSTSKAPKEGILQDVVVISQHADPEIPTEITEPKVGVQVSSTEELAAPAQLPQAIPLAVVTQGTSVGPVQSSLEETVIPGIEADLNPTSKNATDKQAEK; the protein is encoded by the exons ATGACAAAGGCAACTAAATTGAGGTTGAGGAAGTTGGTCGACACTGatgaggcgatgaataagttcatcgttgattataatATTCCCCCCAAT gcCCAACCAAGGAAGGATACCCAGGAGGCACCACAACCCGATGCTCCTCCTCCACCGCCTCGACCCCTTACAATCCAAACCCGGTCATCCTCTACCAAGTCCCAGCCACAATCCAACCGCCCCGAACCTCCCACCccctcccaaccagctcggtcCCCCAGACCTGAAGGTGCTGATTctaagagaaagaggagtcccaagggcAAGGACACCGCGGAtgagggaaaatcccaaccttcaaaggagaaggatgaggctCCGCGTACAAAACAACTGAAGCTCGGGCCCCAAAGCAAGGGCAAAGGACCCGCAGTTCAAACCCCTCAAGGCAAGGGGAAAGGAATTGATTCCCAATCCCTACCGAGCGCCTGGCtccctgccccaatgcttcacgggggtccattacTGGAAACGGCCTCCCTGAGGGACCTCGGAGACGGTGAGGGTGAATACGTGGCGgacgcattagggagaaccatatTACTCCCTAATGATATGGACGAGctgaagagaatgaggatgcaggaggtttttctcagcACCAAGAGATACTTgtgcatg gctctccaggcaacctataggatggaggaagaggtgcATGACAGGAGTAAGGCAGCCGAGAACGAACGTAAGAAGCGCATAACAGCCTCAAAAACACTCGAAACTTCTGAAAAGGAACTCGCTAAAGTCAAGGATGATTTAATAATGACTACTcgcgagagggataacgtctcggcgggccttaATAGTGCCCAGaaacag GTCTGGGAagaagcattgaagcgagctggagTGGACGCTTCATCAGATTTGTGGAAGGCAGAGAGCGTTTTCTACTCGGCGGCCATCCGTGACACCACTTCCACTAGCTCTGTGACCACGGATGCTCAACCCGAGGAAGAGGTCACCCCGTCGGGAAACTTACAAGCCAGTGGTTCTActagcaaggcgcccaaagaGGGAATACTTCAAGATGTGGTGGTAATATCGCAGCATGCGGATCCTGAGATACCTACAGAAATTACTGAACCCAAGGTGGGCGTTCAGGTGTCGAGTACAGAAGAACTAGCCGCTCCTGCACAGTTGCCACAGGCcattccccttgctgtggtcACTCAGGGTACCAGTGTTGGCCCTGTTCAGTCTTCCTTAGAAGAAACCGTCATTCCAGGCATTGAAGCTGATCTtaatcccacctccaaaaatgCAACCGACAAACAAGCAGAAAAGTAG
- the LOC115960820 gene encoding 40S ribosomal protein S10-1-like has product MIISEKNRREICKYLFQEGVCYAKKDYNLAKHPEIDVPNLQAIKLMQSFKSKGYVRETFAWMHYYWYLTNDGIEFLRTYLNLPSEIVPATLKKSAKPPGRPFGGPQGDRPRGPPRFEGGSRFGDRDGYRGGPRGPPGEFGGEKGGAPPDFQPSYRGPGGRPGFGRGGGGGSFGAPPSSSFA; this is encoded by the exons atg ATTATTTCAGAGAAGAATCGCAGAGAGATCTGCAAGTACCTCTTCCAAG AGGGAGTCTGCTATGCAAAGAAGGATTACAATCTTGCAAAGCACCCAGAGATCGATGTCCCAAATCTGCAGGCGATTAAGCTCATGCAAAGCTTTAAATCCAAGGGTTACGTGCGTGAGACTTTTGCTTGGATGCACTATTACTGGTACCTCACCAATGATGGAATTGAGTTTTTGAGGACTTACCTCAATCTTCCATCTGAAATCGTGCCTGCCACCTTGAAGAAATCTGCCAAACCACCTGGCAGACCATTTGGTGGCCCACAGGGTGACCGCCCACG TGGCCCACCTCGCTTTGAAGGAGGTTCAAGGTTTGGGGATCGTGATGGGTACCGTGGAGGTCCTCGTGGTCCTCCAGGTGAATTTGGTGGTGAGAAGGGAGGAGCTCCACCAGATTTCCAGCCCTCTTACAGG GGCCCTGGTGGAAGGCCTGGCTTTGgtcgtggtggtggtggtggtagcttCGGTGCACCACCTAGCTCTAGTTTTGCTTga
- the LOC115961240 gene encoding uncharacterized protein LOC115961240, whose translation MREGETLKAYSDRYWEMYNEIEGNYDDVAISTFKRGLLTEHGLRKSLTGKPVTSVRQLMDRIDKYKRVKEDQQMGKGKAKVVPQKRRDFRSDHFNSSNKPRRDYVEKSGPTGAQAVHAVFREPLHKILEKVKCKPFFQWLNRMAGDPLKCNQNLYCAYHQEPGHTTDDCRNLKNHLDRLVREGKLRHLLHRPEGWQEQSNVKTRQGILRPPIGTINVILAAPGGPIPALSE comes from the coding sequence atgcgggAAGGAGAGACGCTGAAGGCTTACTCGgacaggtactgggaaatgtataatgagatagagggaAACTACGACGACGTTGCCATTAGTACGTTCAAAAGGGGCTTGCTGACAGAACATGGCTTGAGAAAGTCCCTCACTGGGAAGCCAGTCACTagcgtgcgccaactcatggacagaattgacaagtacaaaagggtcaAGGAGGACCAGCAGATGGGGAAGGGTaaagcgaaggttgtccctcagaagaggagggacttcaggtcggaccACTTTAACAGCAGTAACAAGCCGAGAAGAGACTACGTGGAAAAGTCCGGACCTACTGGGGCTCaggcagtccatgctgtgttccgagaaccattGCACAAGATCCTGGAGAAGGTGAAGTGCAAACCCTTCTTTCAGTGGCTGAACAGGATGGCGGGCGACCCTTTAAAATGCAATCAGAATCTATACTGCGCGTACCACCAGGAGCCAGGTCACACCACCGACGATTGCAGGAATCTGAAAAACCATTTGGATCGGCttgtccgagaagggaagttgaggCATCTATTGCACCGCCCTGAAGGATGGCAGGAACAGTCAAATGTCAAAACCAGGCAAGGCATATTGAGAccacccattggcacaataaatgtcattcttgccGCACCTGGAGGACCGATTCCAGCCCTTTCAGAGTAA